One Planktothrix serta PCC 8927 DNA window includes the following coding sequences:
- the glpX gene encoding class II fructose-bisphosphatase, whose amino-acid sequence MDNVIGLEIIEVVEQAAIASARLMGKGDKNEADHVAVEAMRKRMNQIHMRGRIVIGEGERDEAPMLYIGEQVGICTQEDAAKYCNPDELLEIDIAVDPCEGTNLVAYGQNGSMAVLAISEKGGLFAAPDFYMKKLAAPAVAKDHVDINKSATENLKILSDCMNRSVEDLVVVVMDRPRHKELIEEIRKAGARVRLISDGDVSAAISCAFSGTNIHALMGIGAAPEGVISAAAMRALGGHFQGQLIYDPEVVKTGLIGESREGNLARLKEMGINDPDKVYNSHELASGETVLFAACGITPGTLMEGVRFFSGGARTQSLVISSLSKTARFVDTVHMFDKPKAIQLH is encoded by the coding sequence GTGGATAATGTCATTGGATTAGAGATTATTGAAGTCGTCGAGCAAGCGGCTATTGCTTCTGCTCGTTTGATGGGGAAAGGCGACAAAAATGAAGCCGACCATGTGGCGGTGGAAGCCATGCGTAAACGCATGAACCAAATTCACATGAGAGGACGGATCGTAATTGGGGAAGGGGAACGGGACGAAGCCCCCATGCTTTATATTGGTGAGCAAGTCGGGATCTGTACCCAAGAAGATGCGGCTAAATATTGTAACCCTGACGAACTGCTGGAAATTGATATTGCGGTTGACCCCTGCGAAGGAACTAACTTAGTCGCCTACGGTCAAAATGGCTCGATGGCGGTGTTAGCGATTTCTGAAAAAGGCGGATTATTCGCGGCTCCTGATTTCTACATGAAGAAATTAGCGGCTCCTGCGGTGGCTAAGGATCACGTTGATATTAACAAATCCGCCACTGAAAACCTGAAAATTCTCTCGGACTGCATGAACCGCAGCGTTGAGGACTTAGTGGTGGTGGTCATGGATCGTCCCCGTCATAAAGAACTGATCGAAGAAATTCGCAAGGCGGGTGCGCGTGTCCGTTTGATTAGTGATGGTGACGTTTCGGCTGCCATTTCCTGTGCATTTTCGGGAACTAATATTCACGCACTCATGGGGATCGGGGCTGCACCAGAAGGAGTGATTTCGGCTGCGGCGATGCGGGCTTTAGGCGGTCACTTCCAAGGCCAGTTAATCTATGATCCAGAAGTGGTGAAAACAGGATTAATTGGGGAAAGCAGAGAGGGTAATCTGGCTCGCCTCAAAGAAATGGGAATTAATGATCCTGATAAAGTCTATAATTCCCATGAATTGGCTTCCGGTGAAACGGTGTTATTTGCAGCTTGTGGGATTACACCGGGTACTTTGATGGAAGGGGTGCGCTTCTTTAGTGGTGGCGCTCGGACTCAAAGTTTAGTCATTTCTTCTCTGTCTAAGACTGCTCGTTTTGTCGATACTGTCCATATGTTTGATAAACCGAAGGCAATTCAGTTGCACTAA
- a CDS encoding aldo-keto reductase family protein — protein MLIYTTPTFDVQAKHQGIQSQVAELLVTLKTQGTVAVQALFEWNFPYLKRPVRNLRLLGKILWVKNDPILCLLVVFPRGGKEYEAFLRNPDDYGRDYLDSLIDQKELENSINAQREEQKSFPRRPSLPEDLRQIWLKGPDWIKNTTDAVICESEIWLTQFKQQDTQLHWRTYYDLVDSLVEDKQSIEITKTNFFNIEIAGKPGQNRYILYSWILTSDTPNRSVLFLLSTFDHYPNSEDILEVGQITRLFNLTPVETGSAELLLTDSLENSNQTNILAQELTLEDLARYTRRSYPDYLLGDSEIWLEIEQEFGINWALSMEEEKILHELSTPEISSSSLPVFINGRAGSGKSTMLFYLFADYCYRYQKYYLQHRQKLTQVPHPLFLTYNEQLLGKAKEGVEKLLKSHHKFLLETNGQVNKPSIDLCFKSFQQFLLSLLPPEESDKFDPDKYICFHEFRQRCSRRYSRYSPELCWHIIRTFIKGYTLTGQNEGYMTPDDYQEVPRRERSLSDDIFKAIYKQVWPWYYQLTTREGYWDDQDLIRKVLEVRRDKLPVYTAIFCDEAQDFTSLELRLIMQLSIFSHCDLYPPVWCLPFAFAGDPFQTLNPTGFRWESVKATFFDQVIAALDPTRQLNLTITFYELESNYRSSPSIVKVTNLIHLWRHILFKIQELKPQDSWQSYLESPIPQKFVFGQNNFSAEALKQHIEKSPIFIVPCEAGGELDYIRRDEFLSPLFPDATEEHPPKNILSAIQAKGLEFPLVILYKFGDQFAKEFKQRPLIDYVQKTGNHPLELEYFFNKLYVAASRGMLDLVIIDTEIGDRCLWQYATVETDPDQSLHYDEYWLNQVDIRENWQTYIGGVRWGDNLGGLQRDNRNSQAQKFEENGRNQKDATSMRRAKQFYRELGYLEKADVCEAFALKFDKRFREAGRLFLKRGQELEAWDCFWDGMCWQALAEWYGQFPQKKTVEQPLVEFMAQTSKTLPHIRQFTQFLEESLSSQISTENRLVKAWKAAVQDYTRQIRVLMREKILDPEEWQRFAEVLEGLDEAKYNGVLEVAGDCYYRARNLRRAVRCWQESGATQKREYNIAQAELSGFPEGLPYLEKAGDFERIIVEWEKSGKSGSQQWLKHLDCLGRALERQNRLRDWIDYLIKIKHWIDAIAAIEKCSKLEAILFRFELIRQISRSNLTPEQAREFRSRYLALIEKALSASNWRQKLAVVEVGITLEKIGELVPTLKFYERFINNSELVLQRFAKERWLATKLKQKDYALISEPIRAEEIHQDIIRKANDWNINPATLNADPPRLDLIESPELLQLYPPDPANASENLPDNAIQGLPPGTKIRLLGPEADAFSFQIGHIQVKRAKRNNSLWVLLTDIYSSKALQIDVDGKQGKVRIGELTLEVADGHQLSFNSTTGDYRGTVFYRDEKPRVELHIRGISSIISL, from the coding sequence ATGTTAATTTACACAACCCCGACATTCGACGTACAAGCGAAACACCAGGGCATCCAGAGTCAAGTGGCGGAATTGCTCGTCACCCTCAAGACTCAAGGGACGGTGGCGGTACAGGCTCTGTTTGAGTGGAATTTTCCCTACTTAAAGCGGCCTGTGCGAAATTTGCGTTTGCTCGGAAAAATTCTTTGGGTCAAAAATGATCCCATTTTATGTTTATTAGTAGTTTTTCCCAGAGGAGGAAAAGAATATGAAGCATTTTTGAGAAATCCTGACGACTATGGCAGAGATTATCTTGATTCATTAATTGATCAAAAAGAATTAGAAAATAGTATTAACGCGCAACGGGAGGAACAAAAATCCTTTCCTCGTCGCCCTAGTTTACCGGAAGATTTACGTCAGATTTGGTTAAAAGGGCCAGATTGGATTAAAAATACGACCGATGCGGTCATTTGTGAAAGTGAAATTTGGCTAACACAATTTAAACAACAAGACACTCAACTGCATTGGCGAACTTATTATGACCTTGTAGATAGTTTAGTTGAAGATAAACAGAGTATTGAAATTACAAAAACCAACTTTTTTAATATTGAAATTGCCGGGAAACCGGGTCAAAATCGCTATATTCTCTATAGTTGGATTCTCACGTCCGATACTCCCAACCGCAGCGTTTTATTTCTCCTCTCCACCTTTGATCATTATCCCAACTCAGAGGATATCCTAGAAGTCGGTCAAATTACTCGCCTGTTTAATCTAACGCCTGTAGAAACAGGTTCAGCAGAATTATTATTAACAGATTCTCTGGAAAATTCAAACCAAACTAATATTTTAGCCCAAGAATTAACCTTAGAAGATTTAGCTCGGTATACCCGCCGCTCCTATCCTGATTATTTATTAGGAGATTCCGAAATTTGGTTAGAAATTGAACAGGAATTCGGGATTAATTGGGCTTTATCGATGGAAGAAGAAAAAATTCTTCATGAATTATCTACGCCAGAAATTAGTAGCAGTTCCCTCCCCGTTTTTATTAACGGACGGGCGGGAAGTGGCAAATCTACTATGTTATTTTATTTGTTTGCTGATTATTGTTATCGATATCAAAAATATTATTTACAACATCGTCAAAAATTAACCCAAGTTCCCCATCCTTTATTTTTAACTTACAATGAACAATTATTAGGAAAAGCCAAGGAAGGAGTCGAAAAACTTCTCAAAAGTCACCATAAGTTTTTATTAGAAACCAATGGACAAGTAAATAAACCCTCGATTGATCTTTGTTTTAAATCCTTTCAGCAATTTCTATTAAGTTTATTACCCCCAGAAGAAAGCGATAAATTTGATCCCGATAAATATATTTGTTTTCATGAATTTAGACAACGCTGTAGTCGCCGTTATAGTCGCTATTCTCCTGAATTGTGTTGGCATATTATTAGAACGTTTATTAAAGGCTATACCCTAACAGGACAAAATGAAGGGTATATGACCCCGGATGATTATCAAGAAGTTCCTCGACGGGAACGCAGTTTATCTGATGATATTTTTAAAGCGATTTATAAACAAGTTTGGCCTTGGTATTATCAATTAACGACCAGAGAAGGCTATTGGGATGATCAAGATTTAATTAGAAAAGTATTAGAAGTCCGTCGAGATAAATTACCCGTTTATACAGCGATTTTTTGTGATGAAGCTCAAGATTTTACCAGTTTAGAACTGCGATTAATTATGCAGTTATCAATTTTTTCCCATTGTGATTTATATCCGCCTGTGTGGTGTTTACCTTTTGCCTTTGCGGGTGATCCTTTTCAAACTTTAAACCCCACGGGGTTTCGCTGGGAAAGTGTTAAAGCGACCTTTTTTGATCAAGTCATAGCCGCCCTAGACCCGACGCGACAACTGAATTTAACCATAACGTTTTATGAACTTGAATCTAATTATAGATCGAGTCCTTCTATTGTTAAAGTCACTAATTTAATTCACCTGTGGCGACATATTTTATTTAAAATTCAAGAGTTAAAACCTCAAGATTCTTGGCAATCTTATCTGGAGTCTCCCATTCCTCAAAAGTTTGTTTTTGGACAGAATAATTTTTCCGCAGAAGCGTTAAAACAACATATTGAGAAATCTCCGATTTTTATTGTTCCCTGTGAAGCCGGAGGGGAATTAGACTATATTCGACGAGATGAATTTTTATCCCCTTTGTTTCCTGATGCTACCGAAGAACATCCCCCCAAGAATATTTTAAGTGCGATTCAAGCGAAAGGATTAGAATTTCCCTTAGTTATTTTATATAAATTTGGCGATCAATTTGCCAAGGAATTTAAGCAACGTCCGTTAATTGATTATGTTCAAAAAACCGGAAATCATCCTTTAGAATTAGAATACTTTTTTAATAAACTTTATGTCGCCGCTAGTCGAGGAATGTTAGATTTAGTAATAATTGATACAGAAATTGGCGATCGCTGTTTATGGCAATATGCTACCGTTGAAACAGATCCTGATCAGTCTCTCCATTATGATGAATATTGGTTAAATCAAGTTGACATTCGAGAGAATTGGCAAACCTATATTGGGGGAGTGCGTTGGGGGGATAATTTAGGAGGATTACAACGAGATAACCGCAATTCCCAAGCGCAAAAATTTGAAGAAAATGGTCGTAATCAAAAAGATGCAACTTCGATGCGACGGGCGAAACAATTTTATCGAGAATTAGGCTATTTAGAAAAAGCTGATGTCTGTGAAGCCTTCGCTCTAAAATTCGATAAACGCTTTCGAGAAGCGGGGCGTTTATTCCTGAAAAGAGGTCAAGAATTAGAAGCCTGGGATTGTTTTTGGGATGGAATGTGTTGGCAAGCTTTAGCAGAATGGTATGGTCAATTTCCTCAGAAAAAAACTGTAGAACAGCCCTTAGTCGAATTTATGGCACAAACCTCAAAAACCTTACCCCATATTCGACAATTTACCCAATTTTTAGAAGAGAGTTTAAGCAGTCAAATTTCAACCGAAAACCGTTTAGTAAAAGCCTGGAAAGCTGCGGTGCAAGATTATACCCGTCAAATTCGGGTATTAATGCGGGAAAAAATCTTAGACCCCGAAGAATGGCAACGGTTTGCAGAAGTTTTAGAAGGATTAGATGAAGCCAAATATAACGGCGTTTTAGAAGTAGCGGGAGATTGTTATTATCGAGCTAGAAATTTACGTCGGGCGGTACGTTGTTGGCAGGAAAGTGGCGCCACGCAAAAACGAGAATATAATATTGCTCAAGCGGAATTATCAGGCTTTCCCGAAGGATTACCCTATTTAGAAAAAGCCGGAGATTTTGAACGAATTATCGTGGAATGGGAAAAATCAGGAAAGTCGGGAAGTCAACAATGGCTGAAACATTTAGATTGTCTAGGACGCGCCTTAGAACGACAAAATCGCCTGCGAGATTGGATTGATTATTTAATTAAAATTAAACACTGGATTGATGCGATCGCAGCGATTGAAAAATGTAGTAAACTAGAAGCTATTCTGTTTAGGTTTGAACTAATTCGTCAAATTTCTCGCTCCAATTTAACCCCCGAACAAGCCCGCGAATTTCGCAGTCGCTATTTAGCTTTAATTGAAAAAGCCTTATCCGCTTCTAACTGGCGGCAAAAGTTAGCAGTGGTTGAAGTCGGAATTACCTTAGAAAAAATTGGAGAATTAGTTCCAACTCTCAAATTTTATGAACGATTTATTAATAATAGTGAACTTGTCCTACAACGCTTTGCAAAAGAACGATGGTTAGCCACGAAACTCAAACAAAAAGATTATGCGTTAATTTCTGAACCCATTCGAGCAGAAGAAATTCACCAAGATATTATTAGAAAAGCCAATGATTGGAACATCAATCCCGCCACTCTCAACGCCGACCCTCCCCGTTTAGATTTAATCGAAAGTCCCGAACTATTACAACTTTACCCCCCCGACCCCGCTAATGCTTCCGAGAACTTACCCGATAATGCCATTCAAGGTTTACCTCCGGGTACAAAAATCCGCCTTTTGGGGCCAGAAGCCGATGCGTTTAGTTTCCAAATTGGCCATATCCAAGTCAAACGGGCCAAACGAAACAATAGTTTATGGGTACTCTTGACCGATATTTATAGTTCCAAAGCCTTACAAATTGATGTGGATGGGAAACAGGGAAAAGTCAGAATTGGAGAGTTAACGTTAGAAGTCGCAGATGGTCATCAACTGTCGTTTAATAGTACCACTGGGGATTATCGAGGGACTGTTTTTTATCGAGATGAAAAGCCGAGGGTCGAGTTGCATATTCGGGGTATTTCTAGTATTATTTCTCTTTAA
- a CDS encoding glutamyl-tRNA reductase: MNIAVVGLSHKTAPVEVREKLSIPEPQLEGGIAHLLSYPHLEEVAILSTCNRLEIYLVATETQPGIREVTQFLSEKSKLSLHQLRPHLFTLLHDDAIMHLMRVASGLDSLVLGEGQILSQVKQTHKLSQQHKGISRILNRLFTQALTAGKRVRTETSIGTGAVSISSAAVELVQMKVQNLGNHRVAILGAGKMSRLLVQHLISKGANQISILNRTLGRAKELANQFPDANLQIYTMSEMMSVMADSDIVFTSTSATEPIIDRAKLETILTPSQSLMLVDISVPRNIATDVSELANVQAYNVDDLKAVVAQNHESRRQMAQEAEVLLDEEVQAFDVWWRSLETVPVINCLRDKIETIREQELEKALSRLGSEFADKHQEVIEALTRGIVNKILHDPMVQLRAQQDIEARRRAMQTLQTLFNLEPEKNSSQQYS; the protein is encoded by the coding sequence ATGAATATTGCTGTTGTAGGTCTGAGTCATAAGACCGCGCCCGTTGAAGTTCGTGAAAAATTGAGTATTCCCGAACCTCAATTAGAAGGTGGGATCGCTCATTTATTGAGTTATCCTCATCTTGAAGAAGTGGCGATTCTTAGCACTTGTAACCGTTTAGAAATTTATTTAGTTGCTACCGAAACTCAACCCGGAATTCGGGAAGTGACTCAGTTTTTATCAGAAAAAAGTAAGTTATCTTTACATCAATTACGTCCCCATTTATTTACTCTGCTTCATGATGATGCCATCATGCACTTAATGAGAGTAGCCTCTGGCTTAGATAGTTTAGTCTTAGGGGAAGGGCAAATTTTATCTCAAGTTAAACAAACTCATAAATTAAGTCAACAACATAAAGGGATTAGTCGAATTCTTAACCGTTTATTTACCCAAGCATTAACCGCCGGAAAACGGGTGAGAACCGAAACCAGTATTGGCACAGGTGCGGTTTCTATTAGTTCGGCTGCGGTGGAATTAGTTCAGATGAAGGTGCAGAATTTAGGGAATCATCGCGTTGCGATTTTAGGAGCGGGGAAAATGTCTCGCTTATTAGTTCAGCATTTAATCTCTAAAGGTGCGAACCAAATTTCAATTTTAAATCGAACTTTAGGACGAGCAAAAGAATTAGCCAATCAATTTCCCGATGCTAATTTACAGATTTATACAATGTCGGAAATGATGTCGGTAATGGCGGATTCTGATATTGTATTTACGAGTACCTCGGCTACAGAACCAATTATAGATCGAGCTAAATTGGAAACGATTTTAACCCCCTCTCAATCGTTGATGTTAGTGGATATTTCTGTACCCCGAAATATTGCTACAGACGTGAGTGAATTAGCGAATGTTCAAGCCTATAATGTGGATGATTTAAAAGCCGTTGTCGCCCAAAATCATGAGAGTCGCCGTCAAATGGCACAGGAAGCCGAAGTTCTATTAGACGAAGAAGTACAAGCTTTTGATGTTTGGTGGCGCAGTTTAGAAACTGTTCCGGTAATTAACTGTTTACGCGATAAAATTGAAACGATCCGAGAACAGGAATTAGAAAAAGCTTTATCTCGTTTAGGTTCAGAATTTGCTGATAAACATCAAGAAGTGATTGAAGCTTTAACACGGGGAATTGTGAATAAAATTCTCCATGACCCAATGGTACAACTTCGCGCCCAACAGGATATTGAAGCTCGACGTCGTGCGATGCAAACCTTACAAACTTTGTTTAATTTAGAGCCGGAAAAGAATTCGAGTCAGCAATATAGTTAG
- a CDS encoding rhodanese-like domain-containing protein, producing MSTQFFVQPIPEISVEELDELLQNVPSIQLQLIDVREPQEVAMAKLEGFINYPLSEYSQWSEQILVQLDLEQETLVLCHHGVRSAQMCQWLVKQGFTKVKNITGGIDAYSVLVNSQIPRY from the coding sequence ATGTCAACACAATTTTTTGTTCAACCCATTCCCGAAATTAGCGTTGAAGAGTTAGACGAGTTACTCCAAAACGTTCCTAGTATCCAACTTCAATTAATTGATGTCCGCGAACCCCAAGAAGTTGCGATGGCAAAACTTGAGGGATTTATTAACTATCCCCTGAGCGAATATAGTCAATGGTCTGAGCAAATTTTAGTTCAGCTTGACTTGGAGCAAGAAACTTTGGTTCTATGTCATCATGGTGTTAGATCTGCCCAAATGTGCCAATGGCTGGTAAAACAAGGCTTCACCAAGGTTAAAAATATTACTGGGGGTATTGATGCTTACTCGGTTTTGGTTAATTCCCAAATTCCTCGATATTAA
- the nadA gene encoding quinolinate synthase NadA — translation MFTSTLPRQNGSQVTDLPEDLFAAIQVLKQELNAVILAHYYQDPDIQDIADYIGDSLGLSRQASQTNADVIVFAGVHFMAETAKILNPDKLVLLPDLNAGCSLAESCPPDAFAEFKAEHQDHLVVSYINCTAEIKAMSDIICTSSNAVDIVRQIPEDQPIIFAPDRNLGRYVIAETGRDLLLWQGACLVHENFSEKKLVQLKIEHPEAEIIAHPECEPPVLRHADYIGSTTALLRYAKNSPKSSFIVATEPGIIHQMEKETQGKSFIPAPPMSSCACNECPHMRLNTLEKLYLSMKNRTPEITISEEIRIAALRPIQRMLEMSK, via the coding sequence GTGTTTACATCAACACTTCCCAGACAAAACGGTTCTCAAGTTACGGATTTACCCGAAGATTTGTTTGCAGCGATTCAAGTCTTGAAACAAGAGTTAAATGCGGTTATTTTAGCCCACTATTATCAAGATCCCGATATTCAAGATATTGCTGACTATATTGGAGATTCTCTGGGGTTATCTCGCCAAGCTTCCCAGACGAATGCTGATGTGATTGTGTTTGCGGGGGTTCACTTTATGGCAGAAACAGCTAAAATTTTGAATCCTGATAAATTAGTGTTGTTACCTGACTTAAATGCGGGGTGTTCTTTAGCAGAAAGTTGTCCCCCTGATGCTTTTGCTGAATTTAAAGCCGAACATCAAGATCATCTGGTGGTGTCCTATATTAACTGTACGGCTGAAATTAAAGCCATGAGTGATATTATTTGCACCAGTTCTAATGCGGTGGATATTGTCCGACAAATTCCCGAAGATCAACCGATTATTTTTGCCCCCGATCGCAATCTCGGACGATATGTAATCGCAGAAACCGGGCGAGACCTGTTACTATGGCAAGGGGCTTGTCTGGTACATGAAAACTTCTCTGAGAAAAAGTTAGTCCAACTGAAAATTGAACATCCAGAAGCAGAAATTATTGCTCATCCTGAATGTGAACCTCCGGTTTTGCGTCATGCCGATTATATTGGTTCAACAACGGCCTTATTAAGGTATGCTAAGAATAGCCCTAAGTCTAGTTTCATTGTGGCGACTGAACCGGGAATTATTCATCAAATGGAAAAGGAAACCCAAGGTAAATCTTTTATTCCGGCGCCTCCAATGAGTAGCTGTGCCTGTAATGAATGTCCTCACATGAGGTTAAATACCCTGGAAAAATTGTATTTATCCATGAAAAATCGCACGCCGGAAATTACGATTTCTGAAGAAATCAGAATCGCCGCTTTGCGTCCGATTCAACGAATGTTAGAAATGAGTAAATAA
- a CDS encoding TIGR04282 family arsenosugar biosynthesis glycosyltransferase: MKKHLIIFTRYPEPGKTKTRLIPVLGEIGAANLHRQMTEKTLKIARQLQALNSVSIEVRFTGGNLDVMQNWLGSDLIYDAQCFGDLGERMSKAFETAFHEGKTDIITIGTDCPSLTVDILAQGFESLKHHDIVLGPAQDGGYYLIGLKDYFPELFSGISWGTAEVFQKTINRSKMLNLSVGELPLLSDVDRPEDFVFNKFSNNRETDRQKSTVSSQRPASDLS; encoded by the coding sequence ATGAAAAAACATTTAATTATTTTTACTCGCTATCCTGAACCGGGAAAAACAAAAACACGGTTAATTCCAGTTTTGGGAGAAATCGGCGCGGCTAATCTTCATCGTCAAATGACTGAAAAAACCCTAAAAATTGCCCGACAATTACAGGCGTTAAATTCTGTATCCATTGAGGTTAGGTTTACCGGAGGAAATTTAGATGTTATGCAGAATTGGTTGGGGTCTGATTTAATTTATGATGCTCAATGTTTTGGGGATTTAGGTGAACGCATGAGCAAAGCCTTTGAAACCGCATTTCATGAAGGAAAAACCGATATTATTACCATTGGTACAGACTGCCCTAGTTTAACTGTAGATATTTTAGCTCAGGGGTTTGAATCTCTCAAACATCACGATATTGTTCTCGGCCCTGCTCAAGATGGGGGATATTATTTAATTGGGTTAAAGGATTATTTTCCCGAATTATTCTCAGGAATTTCTTGGGGAACCGCAGAAGTCTTTCAAAAAACCATTAACCGTTCTAAAATGCTCAATTTGTCTGTCGGTGAATTACCCCTGTTATCAGATGTTGACCGCCCTGAAGATTTCGTTTTTAATAAATTTAGCAATAACCGGGAAACAGACCGTCAAAAATCAACGGTCAGCAGTCAACGTCCCGCATCCGATCTGAGTTGA
- the fbp gene encoding class 1 fructose-bisphosphatase codes for MVTTSVGSNFSDAIDQGYYLDRDCTTLSRHVLQQLHSFSPDAQDISALMNRIGLAGKLIARRLSQAGLVDDALGFTGAVNVQGESVQKMDVYANSVFISVFKQSGLVCRLASEEMENPFYIPENCPIGRYTLLYDPLDGSSNLDTNLNVGSIFAIRQQEGNDEDGAAADLLQNGRKQIAAGYILYGPSTMLVYSIGTGVHAFILDPSLGEFILAKENISIPNHGPIYSVNEGNFWQWDESIRDYTRYVHRHEGYTARYSGALVGDVHRILYQGGVFLYPGTVKKPEGKLRLLYESAPMAFLIEQAGGRASTGTQEILDIIPEKLHQRTPLVIGSKEDVALVESFIQDRKRREQEGSIE; via the coding sequence ATGGTAACAACGTCCGTTGGGTCTAATTTTTCAGATGCGATTGATCAAGGATATTACTTAGATCGGGACTGCACAACCCTATCTCGTCATGTTCTGCAACAACTACATAGTTTTTCCCCCGATGCTCAAGATATTAGCGCCTTAATGAATCGCATCGGACTGGCGGGAAAACTCATTGCTCGCAGGTTATCCCAGGCGGGTTTAGTGGATGATGCGTTAGGGTTTACAGGGGCCGTAAACGTTCAGGGAGAGTCCGTTCAAAAGATGGATGTTTATGCTAACTCCGTGTTTATTTCGGTGTTCAAACAAAGCGGTTTAGTCTGTCGTTTGGCATCGGAGGAGATGGAAAACCCGTTTTATATTCCCGAAAACTGCCCGATTGGACGCTATACCCTGCTTTATGATCCGTTAGATGGTTCATCGAATTTAGATACTAACTTAAATGTGGGGTCAATTTTTGCCATTCGTCAGCAAGAAGGCAATGATGAAGATGGAGCGGCGGCGGATTTATTGCAAAATGGACGCAAGCAAATTGCCGCCGGATATATTCTTTATGGCCCTAGTACAATGTTAGTTTATTCCATTGGAACAGGGGTTCATGCTTTTATTCTTGACCCTAGTTTAGGAGAATTTATTCTAGCGAAAGAGAATATTTCAATTCCCAATCACGGGCCGATTTATAGTGTCAATGAAGGGAATTTTTGGCAGTGGGATGAATCGATTCGGGATTACACTCGTTATGTTCATCGTCATGAAGGATATACGGCCCGTTATAGTGGGGCTTTAGTGGGAGATGTGCATCGCATTTTATATCAAGGCGGTGTGTTTTTATATCCGGGGACTGTTAAGAAACCAGAGGGAAAATTACGGTTATTATATGAGTCTGCACCGATGGCATTTTTAATCGAACAAGCCGGAGGACGGGCTTCAACAGGAACTCAAGAGATTTTAGATATTATTCCTGAAAAATTGCATCAACGCACTCCTTTAGTAATTGGAAGTAAAGAGGATGTCGCCTTAGTTGAATCCTTTATTCAAGATCGCAAACGTCGGGAACAAGAAGGCAGTATTGAGTGA
- a CDS encoding fatty acid desaturase, with protein sequence MIGTPIKKSDFVLSPYMKSNNLWATYQILNTVVPYVLLWILAVKAATISLWLLPPIMVLMTLFSLRCFSLMHDCGHYSLFSSKKVNRVVGFLLGVINAIPQYPWSRGHAYHHKTNGDWERYRGPSALISTEEFSQLSPSAQWWYEFLRHPLMIFPGGFFYLAIKPRLALVAGIYGFFGHLLTYLKQYPDISLSGCFSSYQSKNWYTTGEFWDLLFNNICVVGSWIFLSYYLGVGFFWSVYSITLTCAAALFICVFFVQHNFEGSYAHKTEGWDYLRGAIEGSSYLELPPILKWFSADIGYHNIHHLCEKIPNYNLEACHHQNIHLLTGVKTLRIADISGCFKFILWDSASNRLVSIPSFREASEPKCVEMAVH encoded by the coding sequence ATGATAGGAACCCCGATTAAAAAATCTGATTTTGTCCTCTCTCCCTACATGAAAAGTAACAACTTATGGGCGACTTATCAAATCTTAAATACAGTTGTTCCTTATGTGCTTTTATGGATTTTAGCTGTTAAAGCCGCTACTATTTCCTTGTGGTTGCTGCCGCCGATTATGGTGTTAATGACGCTGTTTTCATTGCGTTGTTTTTCCTTAATGCACGATTGCGGACACTATTCATTGTTTAGTTCAAAAAAGGTTAATCGGGTTGTTGGTTTTCTGTTGGGTGTGATTAACGCTATTCCTCAATACCCCTGGTCAAGAGGACACGCTTATCATCACAAAACTAACGGAGATTGGGAACGCTATCGGGGGCCCTCTGCTTTAATTTCGACAGAGGAATTTTCCCAACTCAGTCCATCGGCTCAATGGTGGTATGAATTTCTTAGACACCCTTTGATGATTTTTCCGGGTGGTTTTTTCTATCTAGCAATTAAACCCAGACTGGCTCTAGTCGCCGGAATTTATGGCTTTTTCGGTCATCTATTAACTTACTTGAAACAATATCCAGACATTAGTTTGAGCGGGTGTTTTTCATCTTATCAATCGAAAAATTGGTATACAACGGGTGAGTTTTGGGATCTGCTTTTCAATAATATTTGTGTTGTGGGAAGTTGGATTTTTCTCAGTTATTATCTAGGAGTGGGTTTCTTCTGGAGTGTTTATTCAATCACTCTAACTTGTGCCGCAGCCCTGTTTATTTGTGTGTTTTTTGTCCAACATAACTTTGAAGGTTCCTATGCCCATAAAACCGAAGGTTGGGATTATTTACGAGGAGCAATTGAAGGCAGTAGTTACTTAGAATTACCTCCAATTTTGAAGTGGTTTTCCGCAGATATTGGCTACCATAATATCCATCATCTCTGTGAAAAAATTCCTAATTACAACCTCGAAGCCTGCCATCATCAAAATATTCACCTCCTAACAGGTGTAAAAACCCTGCGAATTGCAGATATTTCGGGTTGTTTCAAGTTTATCCTGTGGGATTCTGCTTCAAATCGCCTTGTCTCGATACCCTCATTTCGTGAGGCTTCCGAGCCTAAATGCGTGGAGATGGCGGTTCACTAA